From a single Ooceraea biroi isolate clonal line C1 chromosome 12, Obir_v5.4, whole genome shotgun sequence genomic region:
- the LOC105285986 gene encoding arrestin domain-containing protein 17 isoform X2, with protein sequence MDENGQYREGTQTVTAHEEYFKTKYYLIGSSSGGEIEIQSGEHKFPFACSLPLHLPSSFESDFGHIRYIVKATLDRPWKFDQDVKSPFTVIAPLDLNTEPKAAESVRQEMSKTFCCLCCATPPLTVNFALPARGYVPGQSMPIKINVENSSNVVVNAVKLALYKIVTLRATTPHTDTKTEETVVTEVSKGPIERGEIADYEQHLDIPPTPPSNLAQCGIIDLEYNLKVEARVEGWYHMNLSDKTLIFVGTVPLAAYHAPTAPPPQVDGGYPATKPPEAGFVVPSADTALPPIPESHLYPNLPPPSYEESVHGARSIRERGESEHVYGLANRFAPRYPMYNFTSAQ encoded by the exons ATGGATGAGAACGGACAATATCGAGAGGGAACTCAAACCGTAACTGCTCACGAAGAGTATTTCAAAACAAAATACTACTTGATTGGATCATCTTCCG GTGGAGAAATCGAGATACAGTCCGGGGAACACAAATTCCCATTCGCTTGCTCCTTACCGTTGCATCTACCGAGCAGCTTCGAATCGGACTTTGGGCACATTCGTTATATCGTGAAAGCCACGCTAGATCGACCGTGGAAGTTCGATCAAGACGTCAAGAGTCCATTCACGGTCATCGCTCCCTTAGACTTGAACACAGAACCAAAAGCGGCT GAATCCGTGCGACAAGAGATGAGTAAGACGTTCTGTTGCCTATGTTGCGCCACGCCACCGTTGACCGTAAATTTTGCGTTGCCAGCTCGAGGATACGTGCCTGGACAGTCGATGCCGATAAAGATAAACGTTGAGAATTCGTCAAACGTCGTTGTAAACGCCGTAAAACTTGCCCTCTATAAG ATTGTGACTCTTCGCGCCACTACACCGCACACGGATACTAAAACGGAGGAGACTGTGGTGACGGAAGTCAGCAAGGGTCCGATCGAGCGCGGTGAAATCGCCGATTACGAGCAGCACCTGGATATTCCTCCTACCCCACCCTCGAATCTCGCTCAATGTGGCATTATCGATCTCGAGTACAATTTGAAAGTGGAAGCGCGCGTTGAAGGGTG GTATCATATGAACCTCTCCGACAAGACGCTCATCTTTGTGGGAACGGTTCCGCTCGCCGCTTATCACGCCCCGACCGCACCACCTCCTCAAGTAGACGGCGGTTATCCCGCAACGAAGCCACCCGAGGCCGGTTTCGTCGTACCTTCGGCGGACACCGCGCTACCCCCGATACCGGAATCGCATTTGTATCCAAACTTAC CCCCACCATCCTACGAGGAGTCGGTGCACGGCGCTAGAAGTATTCGCGAGCGCGGAGAGTCGGAACACGTTTACGGCCTGGCCAATCGTTTCGCACCAAGATACCCGATGTACAATTTTACGTCCGCGCAGTAA
- the LOC105285986 gene encoding arrestin domain-containing protein 17 isoform X1: MGLKDFRIAFDNQWSTYYPGQTVTGNIVVALDSTKKIRGISVTAKGEANTCWTTDKQEMDENGQYREGTQTVTAHEEYFKTKYYLIGSSSGGEIEIQSGEHKFPFACSLPLHLPSSFESDFGHIRYIVKATLDRPWKFDQDVKSPFTVIAPLDLNTEPKAAESVRQEMSKTFCCLCCATPPLTVNFALPARGYVPGQSMPIKINVENSSNVVVNAVKLALYKIVTLRATTPHTDTKTEETVVTEVSKGPIERGEIADYEQHLDIPPTPPSNLAQCGIIDLEYNLKVEARVEGWYHMNLSDKTLIFVGTVPLAAYHAPTAPPPQVDGGYPATKPPEAGFVVPSADTALPPIPESHLYPNLPPPSYEESVHGARSIRERGESEHVYGLANRFAPRYPMYNFTSAQ; the protein is encoded by the exons ATGGGTCTCAAAGACTTTCGTATAGCGTTTGACAATCAGTGGAGCACGTATTATCCCGGTCAAACGGTGACGGGTAACATCGTCGTTGCACTGGACAGCACAAAGAAGATTCGCG GTATAAGTGTAACAGCGAAAGGCGAAGCAAATACTTGTTGGACAACTGACAAACAAGAGATGGATGAGAACGGACAATATCGAGAGGGAACTCAAACCGTAACTGCTCACGAAGAGTATTTCAAAACAAAATACTACTTGATTGGATCATCTTCCG GTGGAGAAATCGAGATACAGTCCGGGGAACACAAATTCCCATTCGCTTGCTCCTTACCGTTGCATCTACCGAGCAGCTTCGAATCGGACTTTGGGCACATTCGTTATATCGTGAAAGCCACGCTAGATCGACCGTGGAAGTTCGATCAAGACGTCAAGAGTCCATTCACGGTCATCGCTCCCTTAGACTTGAACACAGAACCAAAAGCGGCT GAATCCGTGCGACAAGAGATGAGTAAGACGTTCTGTTGCCTATGTTGCGCCACGCCACCGTTGACCGTAAATTTTGCGTTGCCAGCTCGAGGATACGTGCCTGGACAGTCGATGCCGATAAAGATAAACGTTGAGAATTCGTCAAACGTCGTTGTAAACGCCGTAAAACTTGCCCTCTATAAG ATTGTGACTCTTCGCGCCACTACACCGCACACGGATACTAAAACGGAGGAGACTGTGGTGACGGAAGTCAGCAAGGGTCCGATCGAGCGCGGTGAAATCGCCGATTACGAGCAGCACCTGGATATTCCTCCTACCCCACCCTCGAATCTCGCTCAATGTGGCATTATCGATCTCGAGTACAATTTGAAAGTGGAAGCGCGCGTTGAAGGGTG GTATCATATGAACCTCTCCGACAAGACGCTCATCTTTGTGGGAACGGTTCCGCTCGCCGCTTATCACGCCCCGACCGCACCACCTCCTCAAGTAGACGGCGGTTATCCCGCAACGAAGCCACCCGAGGCCGGTTTCGTCGTACCTTCGGCGGACACCGCGCTACCCCCGATACCGGAATCGCATTTGTATCCAAACTTAC CCCCACCATCCTACGAGGAGTCGGTGCACGGCGCTAGAAGTATTCGCGAGCGCGGAGAGTCGGAACACGTTTACGGCCTGGCCAATCGTTTCGCACCAAGATACCCGATGTACAATTTTACGTCCGCGCAGTAA